A window from Lates calcarifer isolate ASB-BC8 linkage group LG7_2, TLL_Latcal_v3, whole genome shotgun sequence encodes these proteins:
- the cryaa gene encoding alpha-crystallin A chain, with protein MDIAIQHPWFRRALSSVYPARLFDQFFGEGIFDYDLFPYTTSTISPYYRQSLFRNVLDFSNSGISEVRSDRDKFTVYLDVKHFSPDELSVKVTDDYVEIQGKHGERQDDHGYISREFHRRYRLPSSVDQSAITCSLSADGLLTLTGPKVIGGIESSRSERSIPVTRDDKPNAAASS; from the exons ATGGATATTGCCATCCAGCACCCCTGGTTCAGACGTGCCCTGAGCTCTGTCTACCCTGCCCGACTCTTTGACCAGTTTTTCGGAGAAGGCATTTTTGACTACGACCTCTTTCCCtacaccacctccaccatcagCCCCTATTACAGACAGTCACTGTTCCGCAACGTTTTGGATTTTTCCAACTCCGGCATCTCTGAG GTGAGGTCCGACAGGGATAAGTTTACAGTCTACCTGGACGTCAAGCACTTCTCTCCTGATGAGCTCAGTGTGAAGGTCACCGATGACTACGTCGAGATCCAGGGCAAACATGGAGAAAGACAG GACGACCACGGTTACATCTCTCGTGAGTTTCATCGCCGCTACCGCCTCCCCTCCAGCGTTGACCAATCAGCGATCACCTGCTCCCTGTCAGCTGACGGTCTGCTGACTCTGACTGGGCCAAAGGTCATCGGGGGGATTGAATCCAGCCGCAGCGAGCGCAGCATCCCTGTCACACGTGACGACAAGCCCAACGCCGCCGCGTCCTCTTAG